In Horticoccus luteus, the following proteins share a genomic window:
- a CDS encoding TonB-dependent receptor, translating into MPKNFRLLFFVLTSTALLRAQSTPPPAPPNDDTVHLDAFVVTAGGNGQTAFDLAQGTSILTGAELARRTQPSLGETLSATPGVTSTYFGPGASRPVIRGLGGDRIRVLANGVGSLDASNVSPDHTTALEPLFASRIEVLRGPSTLLYGSSAVGGVVNVIDNAIPSVAGDGTAHGAFEVRGLGAADERAALASIESGTATFALHVNALRRRTGDVAIPGVARIDAAAPPDQPTGTLPNSATDTQSGSVGGTAFWSAGHLGAALTQYQTIYGVPTGEDPPVSINLKQTRFDLDGEITEPFGIFRSATARFGYARYRHSELDGSDIGTTFHNRAWEGRLELPHVALGDFSGTVGVQSSFSDFSATGEEVVTPPSRTGTAALFALEEWKRPRLTLQLGARYERQSITLGEVAPGLPSPPGYTATSGEKKSLGGVSASSGVVVYPAENYSVGLSLAYSERLPTVQELFSNGPHGGTAAYEVGTSTLGVERSLGADLSVRKRAGFVTGSLGAFVNRFRDYVYEEPLASNAIPAVNNPDALTPYQFVAADALFYGGEAELTFHLVDRPGRRFHTTLLGDYVHAQQTTADTPLPRLPPLRYGVRFDLGDEHWDASAEIRHNLRQNRVSPGETPTAAATLLNANLAYTLPVGRCTYAFFLRADNLANAEVRVSTSFLKDLAPLPGRSLTLGVRTSF; encoded by the coding sequence ATGCCTAAAAATTTTCGCCTCCTTTTTTTCGTTCTCACTTCCACCGCGCTCCTGCGCGCCCAGTCCACGCCTCCGCCGGCTCCGCCCAACGACGACACCGTCCATCTCGATGCCTTCGTCGTGACGGCCGGCGGCAATGGCCAGACCGCCTTCGATCTCGCGCAAGGCACCTCCATCCTCACCGGCGCCGAGCTGGCGCGGCGCACCCAGCCCTCACTCGGCGAAACGCTCTCCGCCACGCCCGGCGTCACCTCGACATATTTCGGCCCGGGCGCCAGCCGGCCTGTGATCCGCGGCCTCGGCGGCGATCGCATCCGCGTTCTCGCCAACGGCGTCGGCTCGCTCGATGCGTCCAACGTCAGCCCCGATCACACGACCGCGCTCGAACCGCTCTTCGCCTCACGCATCGAGGTGTTGCGCGGCCCGTCCACTCTCCTCTACGGCAGCTCCGCGGTCGGCGGCGTGGTCAACGTGATCGACAACGCGATCCCTTCCGTCGCCGGTGATGGCACGGCGCACGGCGCGTTCGAGGTCCGCGGCCTCGGTGCCGCCGATGAACGCGCCGCGCTCGCCAGCATCGAGTCTGGCACCGCCACCTTCGCGCTGCACGTCAACGCTCTGCGCCGCCGCACCGGCGACGTGGCGATCCCGGGCGTCGCCCGGATCGATGCCGCCGCGCCCCCCGATCAGCCCACCGGCACGTTGCCGAATTCCGCCACCGACACGCAAAGTGGTTCCGTCGGGGGCACCGCCTTCTGGAGTGCCGGCCACCTCGGCGCCGCGCTCACCCAATATCAAACGATCTACGGTGTGCCCACCGGCGAAGACCCGCCTGTCAGCATTAATCTCAAGCAAACCCGCTTCGATCTCGACGGCGAGATCACCGAACCTTTCGGCATTTTCCGCAGCGCCACCGCCCGCTTTGGTTATGCGCGTTATCGCCACAGCGAACTCGACGGCAGCGACATCGGCACCACGTTCCACAACCGCGCATGGGAAGGCCGCCTCGAACTCCCGCACGTTGCCCTCGGCGATTTCTCCGGCACCGTCGGCGTGCAGAGTTCGTTCAGCGATTTCTCCGCCACCGGTGAAGAGGTGGTCACCCCGCCCTCGCGCACCGGGACGGCGGCCCTCTTCGCTCTCGAAGAGTGGAAACGCCCCCGCCTCACCCTGCAGCTCGGGGCTCGTTACGAACGCCAGTCCATCACGCTCGGCGAGGTCGCGCCCGGCCTCCCGTCGCCTCCCGGTTACACCGCCACAAGCGGCGAAAAAAAATCCCTCGGCGGCGTCAGCGCCTCCTCCGGCGTCGTCGTTTACCCGGCCGAAAACTATTCGGTCGGCCTCTCGCTCGCCTATTCCGAACGCCTGCCCACCGTGCAGGAATTGTTTTCCAACGGCCCGCACGGCGGCACCGCCGCCTACGAGGTCGGCACGTCCACGCTCGGCGTGGAGCGCTCGCTCGGTGCCGATCTCAGCGTCCGCAAACGCGCCGGCTTCGTCACTGGCAGCCTCGGCGCTTTCGTGAACCGGTTCCGCGACTACGTTTACGAAGAACCGCTGGCCTCCAACGCGATTCCCGCCGTCAACAATCCCGACGCGCTCACGCCCTACCAATTCGTCGCGGCCGATGCGTTGTTTTACGGCGGTGAGGCGGAGCTGACTTTCCACCTCGTCGACCGCCCTGGCCGGCGTTTCCACACCACGCTCCTCGGCGACTACGTGCACGCCCAGCAAACCACCGCCGATACCCCTCTGCCCCGCCTCCCTCCGCTGCGCTATGGCGTGCGTTTCGATCTGGGCGACGAACACTGGGACGCGAGCGCCGAGATCCGCCACAACCTCCGCCAAAATCGCGTCAGCCCCGGCGAGACGCCGACCGCCGCCGCTACGCTCCTCAACGCGAATCTCGCCTACACGCTTCCCGTCGGCCGCTGCACCTACGCGTTTTTTCTCCGCGCCGACAACCTCGCGAATGCGGAGGTGCGCGTCTCGACCTCGTTTCTCAAAGATCTCGCGCCGCTGCCCGGCCGCAGCCTCACCCTTGGCGTGCGCACAAGCTTCTGA
- the ftsY gene encoding signal recognition particle-docking protein FtsY yields MFGLFKKFKEGFSKTVSSIAAKTRGLFGGRKIDAASLGELEEALYTADFGVETTTEILAEIKKAYGKDKDLQGRQAAEIGAAVLRRVLAGSEGTLEGAALRGEGTPSTLNALRGERSAPELADGAAEKKPIVIAMIGVNGSGKTTTAAKLGWKLKQDGRTVTLAACDTFRAAAVEQLKSWAQRLDLEIVASHTGADSAAVAFDGWQAAKARERDYLIIDTAGRLHTKSNLMEELAKIRRVLQKHDPSAPQHRWLVVDGSLGSNSIEQAKVFHQHFGLTGLVVTKLDGTSRGGALVGIYRQLKVPIYFLGLGEQPEDLQPFSIENYAKAVFGLDS; encoded by the coding sequence ATGTTCGGCCTGTTTAAAAAATTCAAAGAAGGTTTCTCGAAAACCGTTTCGAGCATCGCGGCGAAAACGCGCGGGTTGTTTGGCGGACGCAAGATCGACGCGGCATCGCTCGGGGAACTCGAAGAGGCGCTCTACACGGCTGATTTTGGCGTGGAGACGACGACGGAAATTCTCGCCGAGATCAAAAAGGCTTACGGGAAGGACAAGGATCTTCAGGGGCGGCAGGCGGCGGAAATTGGTGCGGCGGTGTTGCGGCGCGTGCTGGCGGGGAGTGAGGGGACGCTGGAGGGGGCCGCGTTGCGGGGTGAGGGCACCCCGTCTACACTAAACGCGTTGCGGGGTGAAAGGAGCGCGCCTGAATTAGCGGATGGAGCGGCGGAGAAAAAACCGATCGTCATCGCGATGATCGGCGTGAATGGCTCCGGCAAAACCACGACGGCGGCGAAGCTCGGGTGGAAGCTCAAGCAGGACGGGCGCACGGTGACGCTGGCGGCGTGCGATACGTTTCGCGCGGCCGCCGTGGAGCAACTGAAGAGTTGGGCCCAGCGTCTGGATTTGGAGATTGTCGCGAGTCACACCGGGGCGGACTCCGCCGCGGTGGCGTTTGACGGCTGGCAGGCGGCGAAGGCGCGCGAACGCGACTATCTCATCATCGACACGGCGGGGCGGTTGCACACGAAGAGCAACCTGATGGAGGAACTGGCGAAAATCCGGCGTGTGTTGCAAAAACACGATCCGTCAGCGCCGCAGCATCGCTGGCTCGTGGTCGATGGCTCGCTGGGCAGCAACTCGATCGAGCAGGCGAAGGTGTTTCACCAGCATTTCGGGTTGACCGGTCTCGTGGTGACGAAGCTCGATGGCACGAGTCGCGGCGGAGCGCTCGTGGGTATTTACCGGCAGCTCAAGGTGCCGATTTATTTTCTGGGCCTCGGCGAGCAGCCGGAGGATTTGCAGCCGTTCTCGATCGAAAATTACGCGAAGGCGGTTTTCGGCCTGGATAGCTGA
- the nusB gene encoding transcription antitermination factor NusB, whose amino-acid sequence MSKIQFAQRRDGRVAALQYLYAWSLNRPANLLEDLREFFEHLDQPREHYAFGEELIHGVLEHIDDIDGRIRTLAHNWEFERIAKIDLGIMRVAIFEMIYRKDIPPVVSINEAIDLSKEFSNADSKRFINGILDRLKDQLGRDARKVTTE is encoded by the coding sequence ATGAGCAAAATCCAGTTCGCCCAGCGACGCGACGGCCGGGTGGCTGCGCTCCAATACCTTTATGCGTGGAGCCTTAACCGGCCGGCCAATCTGCTCGAGGATTTGCGGGAGTTTTTCGAACATCTCGACCAACCGCGCGAGCACTACGCGTTTGGCGAGGAGTTGATTCATGGCGTGCTGGAACACATCGACGACATCGATGGCCGCATTCGCACGCTGGCCCACAACTGGGAATTTGAGCGCATCGCCAAAATCGACCTCGGCATCATGCGCGTGGCGATTTTCGAGATGATTTATCGGAAGGATATTCCGCCGGTCGTTTCGATCAACGAAGCGATCGATCTGTCGAAAGAGTTTTCCAACGCCGACTCGAAGCGCTTCATCAACGGCATTCTCGACCGGTTGAAGGATCAGCTCGGGCGCGATGCGCGCAAGGTGACGACCGAGTGA
- the ribH gene encoding 6,7-dimethyl-8-ribityllumazine synthase, translated as MSLAAPSATAIDGSAFRVGLVAARYNESLVDALLERTMKGLLGAGVKETALILVRVPGSHEVPWAANELARRGRPDVVIALGVLIGGDTSHHEMVGASVSAALQQVAVETRVPVINGVIVTNTRPQAVARCRGKINRGGEFATAALEMAALRRRLSR; from the coding sequence ATGAGTCTCGCAGCTCCCAGTGCAACGGCGATCGATGGCTCCGCGTTTCGCGTCGGCCTGGTGGCGGCGCGCTACAACGAGTCGTTGGTGGATGCCTTGCTGGAACGCACGATGAAGGGTTTGCTGGGCGCCGGCGTGAAGGAAACCGCGCTCATCCTGGTGCGCGTGCCGGGTTCGCACGAGGTGCCGTGGGCGGCCAACGAACTGGCGCGGCGGGGGCGGCCTGATGTGGTGATCGCGCTGGGCGTGTTGATCGGCGGCGATACCTCGCACCATGAGATGGTCGGCGCGAGCGTGTCGGCGGCGTTGCAACAGGTGGCGGTGGAGACGCGGGTGCCCGTGATCAATGGCGTAATCGTGACCAATACGCGGCCGCAGGCGGTCGCGCGTTGCCGCGGAAAGATCAACCGCGGCGGAGAATTTGCGACGGCCGCGCTTGAGATGGCGGCGTTGCGCAGGAGATTGTCCCGATGA
- the ribB gene encoding 3,4-dihydroxy-2-butanone-4-phosphate synthase, protein MDQTPFDSVEAAVQDIADGKLVIVTDDEARENEGDLIMAAAKATPATVNMMIRYCSGIVCVPTVEPQLRRLGLGPMVQQNREVQRTDFTVSVDAAEGITTGISAFDRTQTIKLLADPAARPEQLVQPGHVFPLRARPGGVLQRAGHTEAAVDLAILAGLHPSGVLCELVNDDGTVQRLPELIAFKEKFGLRMISIAQLIEHRAKRDHLVERVCAQPFASEFGDFTLHVFRSLIDQRHHLALTIGTLGPEPTLVRVQSENLLGDVFQMRGLDSYKALRGSLETVARAGRGVVLYMEQADGGAELVKRLAMRPEEIPPMDFRDYGIGAQILVALGLRKIRLLSHNNRKVVGLDGYGLEIVEQVTW, encoded by the coding sequence GTGGACCAGACTCCTTTCGACTCAGTGGAAGCCGCCGTCCAGGATATTGCGGACGGCAAACTCGTGATCGTGACCGATGACGAGGCGCGCGAAAACGAGGGTGATCTCATCATGGCGGCGGCGAAGGCGACGCCGGCGACCGTGAACATGATGATCCGCTACTGCAGCGGAATCGTGTGCGTGCCGACGGTAGAGCCGCAATTGCGGCGCCTGGGGCTTGGGCCGATGGTGCAGCAGAATCGCGAGGTGCAGCGGACGGATTTCACGGTGAGCGTGGATGCCGCGGAAGGCATCACGACGGGGATCAGCGCCTTCGACCGCACGCAGACAATCAAGCTGCTCGCGGATCCGGCGGCGCGGCCGGAGCAGCTCGTGCAGCCGGGGCACGTGTTTCCGTTGCGGGCGCGGCCGGGCGGCGTGTTGCAACGCGCGGGGCACACGGAGGCGGCGGTCGATCTGGCGATTCTCGCGGGGCTGCATCCCAGCGGCGTGTTGTGCGAACTGGTGAACGACGATGGCACGGTGCAACGGCTGCCGGAGCTGATCGCGTTCAAGGAGAAGTTCGGCCTGCGAATGATCTCGATTGCACAATTGATCGAACACCGCGCCAAGCGGGACCATTTGGTTGAGCGAGTCTGCGCGCAGCCGTTTGCGTCGGAGTTTGGCGATTTCACGCTGCACGTTTTCCGCAGCCTGATCGACCAGCGGCACCACTTGGCGTTGACGATCGGAACACTCGGACCGGAGCCGACGCTGGTGCGTGTGCAGAGCGAGAACCTGTTGGGCGATGTTTTCCAGATGCGCGGTCTCGACAGTTACAAGGCATTGCGCGGCTCGTTGGAAACGGTGGCGCGGGCGGGGCGCGGGGTGGTGCTGTATATGGAGCAAGCCGACGGCGGCGCGGAGCTGGTGAAGCGGCTGGCGATGCGCCCGGAGGAGATACCGCCGATGGATTTTCGCGATTACGGCATCGGGGCGCAGATTTTGGTGGCGCTGGGTTTGCGGAAGATCCGCCTGCTCTCGCACAACAACCGCAAAGTCGTTGGCCTCGACGGCTACGGCCTCGAAATTGTCGAGCAGGTGACGTGGTGA
- a CDS encoding Na/Pi cotransporter family protein, which produces MVLLNIAGSVALILFGIRFLRKGLDRLLGHRLHSWLERMSRRRWTAALAGGVFGTVAPSSTAQTLLTLQLLNAGRLAPQSMLAFLLGANVGITVTVQLIAFRFFDYHAIFIIAGLIGYQYLKNETVRGIGQALMGLGFIFLAMSLASEATRQLGGNADFNTIIGILQNYPLILVCFAAVLTFATQSSTAGIGLALAAAEGGDLTLRLMLPVVLGANLGLGITSLIVGMRTWEGRRLGLANLVLKGAAVIVGLALLGTFERVMGGTPGSLLRQTADFHTAFNVVVLLVGMALAGPLARLMQRTVKPAESSALAMPSVATHLEASALASPVFALANASRETLRLADEVKAMLEGCWRAIQTGDVELARHVRQHDDRVDELNSAIKQYLSQIAPDAMTPRDEQLRFGLLNFSSQLESIADIIDKQMCSHAERRRAGGLTFSMEDEGVLTELHARVTRRMDVAISVLATRDRGLARKFLEEGDALKEWCIEVQKAHYARLSTASGAMASSTHFLDLVNSLRRISGQLNTIGHTFAMTRPTPAAPEGAPAAAGEARGD; this is translated from the coding sequence ATGGTGTTGTTGAACATAGCCGGGAGCGTTGCGCTCATCCTGTTCGGAATTCGTTTCCTGCGCAAGGGGCTGGATCGCCTGCTCGGACACCGCCTGCATTCGTGGTTGGAGCGGATGAGCCGGCGGCGCTGGACGGCGGCGCTGGCGGGCGGGGTGTTCGGCACCGTGGCGCCGTCGTCGACCGCGCAGACGTTGCTCACGTTGCAATTGCTCAACGCGGGGCGTCTCGCGCCGCAGAGCATGCTGGCTTTTTTGCTGGGCGCGAATGTCGGCATCACGGTAACGGTGCAGTTGATCGCATTTCGCTTTTTCGATTACCACGCGATCTTCATCATCGCGGGCCTGATCGGCTATCAGTATTTGAAAAACGAAACGGTGCGCGGCATCGGCCAGGCGCTGATGGGCCTCGGATTCATCTTCCTCGCGATGTCGCTGGCGAGTGAGGCGACGCGCCAGCTCGGGGGCAACGCGGACTTCAACACGATCATCGGCATCCTGCAAAACTACCCCTTGATCCTTGTGTGCTTCGCGGCGGTGCTGACGTTCGCGACGCAGAGTTCGACGGCGGGCATCGGTCTCGCCCTCGCGGCGGCGGAGGGCGGCGATCTGACGTTGCGGTTGATGCTGCCGGTGGTGCTGGGGGCGAATCTGGGTTTGGGCATCACGTCGCTCATCGTGGGCATGCGCACGTGGGAGGGACGGCGCTTGGGGCTCGCGAATCTCGTTTTGAAAGGCGCGGCGGTGATCGTGGGCTTGGCGCTGTTGGGGACGTTTGAACGCGTCATGGGCGGCACGCCGGGGTCGTTGTTGCGCCAGACGGCGGATTTTCACACGGCATTCAATGTGGTGGTGCTGCTCGTGGGGATGGCGCTCGCCGGGCCGTTGGCGAGGCTGATGCAGCGCACCGTGAAGCCGGCCGAGAGCAGCGCGCTGGCCATGCCGTCAGTGGCGACCCACCTCGAGGCGAGCGCGCTGGCGAGTCCGGTGTTCGCGCTGGCGAACGCGTCGCGAGAAACGTTGCGGTTGGCCGACGAGGTCAAAGCGATGCTGGAAGGGTGCTGGCGGGCGATTCAGACCGGCGATGTGGAATTGGCGCGTCATGTGCGCCAGCACGACGATCGCGTCGATGAGTTGAACAGCGCGATCAAACAATACCTCAGCCAGATCGCACCCGATGCGATGACGCCGCGGGATGAACAGTTGCGGTTCGGGCTGCTCAATTTCTCCAGTCAGCTCGAATCGATCGCCGACATCATCGACAAGCAAATGTGCAGTCACGCCGAACGCCGGCGGGCGGGCGGATTGACGTTTTCGATGGAGGATGAGGGGGTGTTGACGGAGCTGCACGCACGGGTGACGCGGCGCATGGATGTGGCGATCTCCGTCCTCGCCACGCGCGACCGCGGGCTGGCGCGGAAATTTCTGGAAGAGGGCGACGCGTTGAAGGAGTGGTGCATCGAAGTGCAGAAGGCGCACTATGCGCGCCTGAGCACCGCGAGCGGAGCCATGGCCTCGAGCACGCATTTCCTGGACCTGGTGAACTCGTTGCGACGCATCAGCGGCCAATTGAACACGATCGGCCATACCTTCGCGATGACGCGGCCAACGCCGGCCGCGCCCGAAGGCGCTCCGGCGGCCGCTGGTGAGGCGCGGGGCGATTGA
- a CDS encoding sterol desaturase family protein: MATPPLPGNASPATDGRNARGEWRPSYPIRYAPVFAWPMRAAPLLKWLFGWPGFLWPVNLSLLLISTASWYFTQPALTRCLHFEFGWIAQIWLRNQIMMWLYYGAFHYWLYIRKGEGLNKKYDAHWPAKNSRLFLFRDQIYDNVFWTAGVAGLIWTGYEVLTMWLYANGHIPWLEWARHPVGFVAWFLVIPFWREFHFYWVHRLIHWKPLYKRVHYLHHKNSNPNAWSGMAMHPVETILYLSVCCIHWIVPSHPLHFLFDLQHAALAPANGHHGYEGPIVHEKVPTGSYFHYLHHRYFECNYGESTIPLDRWFGTFRDGLPTGEGAKLPGEHR; encoded by the coding sequence ATGGCCACCCCTCCTCTCCCCGGGAACGCATCCCCCGCTACTGATGGTCGCAACGCCCGCGGCGAATGGCGTCCGTCCTACCCCATCCGCTACGCCCCGGTTTTCGCGTGGCCGATGCGCGCCGCGCCCTTGCTCAAATGGCTCTTCGGCTGGCCCGGCTTCCTCTGGCCGGTCAATCTCTCGCTGCTGCTGATCTCCACCGCGTCGTGGTATTTCACCCAGCCGGCACTCACCCGCTGCCTCCACTTCGAATTCGGCTGGATTGCCCAAATCTGGCTGCGCAACCAGATCATGATGTGGCTCTACTACGGCGCGTTTCACTACTGGCTCTACATTCGCAAGGGCGAGGGGTTGAACAAAAAATACGACGCCCATTGGCCGGCAAAAAACAGCCGGCTCTTCCTGTTTCGCGATCAAATTTACGACAACGTTTTCTGGACCGCCGGCGTCGCCGGGCTCATCTGGACGGGCTACGAGGTGCTCACGATGTGGCTCTACGCCAACGGCCACATCCCGTGGCTGGAATGGGCGCGCCACCCGGTGGGGTTTGTCGCGTGGTTCCTCGTGATCCCCTTCTGGCGCGAGTTTCACTTTTACTGGGTACACCGCCTCATCCACTGGAAGCCGCTCTACAAACGCGTGCATTACCTGCACCACAAAAACAGCAATCCCAACGCCTGGTCCGGCATGGCCATGCATCCGGTGGAGACGATCCTCTATCTTAGCGTCTGCTGCATCCACTGGATCGTGCCCTCGCATCCGCTTCACTTCCTCTTCGATCTTCAGCACGCCGCGCTCGCGCCCGCCAACGGTCACCACGGCTACGAAGGCCCGATCGTGCACGAGAAGGTGCCCACCGGTTCGTATTTTCACTACCTGCACCACCGCTACTTCGAGTGTAATTATGGCGAAAGCACCATCCCGCTCGACCGCTGGTTCGGGACGTTCCGCGATGGCCTGCCCACCGGCGAAGGCGCGAAACTTCCCGGCGAACACCGTTAA
- a CDS encoding replication-associated recombination protein A, with amino-acid sequence MPSADQPDFFGAEPLRDDLAAREAPPPPATAPLAARMRPRRLSEVVGQDHILRAGSLLPRLVAQNRFGSLIFYGPPGCGKTSIAEAIAHETGSRFVRINAVMSNVAELRQILATARMRPEAATILFIDELHRFNKSQQDLLLPDVEAGTVRLIGATTHNPGFYVNPPLLSRSHLFRLEPLSPAAIAGVLARALADVPRGLGARGVTADEKLLNQLAVLCDGDLRRALNALEVIVLGLAENTALTAADLEVFARERRIRYDADEDEHYDTISAFIKSCRGSDPDAAMYWLAKMLAGGEDPRFIARRLVILASEDVGLADPQALPLTVAAHHACDFIGLPEAELTLAHATLYIATAPKSNSATLALAEAHRVLKEQPVQTIPAALRSKTGEANKRAGQGVGYNYSHDFPENISGDDYLEKPVAIYSPKPVGWEAKIADRLARWRDLKAERKRQP; translated from the coding sequence ATGCCTTCGGCCGATCAACCTGATTTCTTTGGCGCCGAGCCGCTGCGCGACGATCTCGCGGCGCGCGAAGCGCCGCCGCCGCCCGCCACGGCGCCGCTCGCCGCGCGGATGCGGCCGCGGCGGTTGAGCGAAGTGGTGGGCCAGGATCATATTTTGCGGGCCGGGAGTTTGCTGCCGCGGCTGGTCGCGCAAAATCGTTTCGGTTCGCTGATTTTCTACGGTCCGCCGGGCTGCGGGAAGACGAGTATCGCGGAGGCCATCGCCCACGAGACCGGCAGCCGGTTCGTGCGGATCAACGCCGTGATGTCCAACGTCGCCGAGTTGCGCCAGATTCTAGCGACGGCGCGGATGCGACCGGAAGCGGCGACGATCCTCTTCATCGATGAGCTGCACCGCTTCAATAAATCGCAGCAGGATCTGCTGTTGCCCGATGTCGAGGCGGGCACGGTGCGGTTGATCGGCGCGACGACGCACAATCCCGGTTTCTACGTCAATCCGCCGCTGCTCTCGCGCAGCCATTTGTTTCGTCTTGAGCCGCTCAGCCCGGCGGCGATTGCGGGGGTGCTGGCGCGGGCCTTGGCGGATGTGCCGCGCGGCCTCGGTGCGCGCGGCGTCACGGCGGACGAGAAGTTGCTCAACCAACTCGCGGTGTTGTGTGATGGCGATCTGCGGCGCGCCCTCAACGCGCTCGAAGTGATCGTGCTCGGTCTGGCGGAAAACACTGCGCTGACGGCGGCCGATCTCGAAGTGTTCGCGCGGGAGCGGCGCATCCGCTACGACGCCGACGAAGACGAGCACTACGACACGATCTCGGCGTTCATCAAGAGCTGCCGTGGCAGCGATCCGGATGCGGCGATGTATTGGCTGGCAAAGATGCTGGCGGGAGGCGAGGACCCGCGCTTCATCGCGCGGCGCCTCGTGATTCTGGCGAGCGAGGACGTGGGGCTCGCCGATCCGCAGGCGTTGCCGCTCACGGTCGCCGCGCATCACGCCTGCGATTTCATCGGGTTGCCGGAAGCCGAGCTGACGCTGGCCCACGCCACGCTCTACATCGCGACGGCGCCGAAGAGCAATTCGGCGACGCTGGCGCTGGCGGAAGCGCACCGGGTGTTAAAAGAGCAGCCGGTGCAGACGATCCCGGCGGCGTTGCGGAGCAAAACCGGCGAGGCGAACAAGCGGGCCGGGCAGGGCGTCGGCTACAACTATTCGCACGATTTTCCGGAAAATATTTCCGGGGATGATTATCTGGAGAAACCGGTGGCGATTTACTCGCCGAAGCCGGTCGGTTGGGAGGCGAAAATCGCCGACCGACTCGCGCGTTGGCGGGATTTGAAGGCAGAGCGCAAGCGCCAGCCGTAG